A stretch of the Mycolicibacterium celeriflavum genome encodes the following:
- a CDS encoding DUF4396 domain-containing protein, whose protein sequence is MTAQHDHDHTGHADHQHADNVNKMAVSATLHCLTGCAIGEILGLIIGTALGLSNLATIALAVALAFFFGYTLSTLPLLRAGVALGTALSVVLAADTLSILTMEIVDNAVMALIPGAMNAGLVNAVFWVSMMIALTVAFFAAYPVNRYLLRKGKGHALTHEYHHGGAAPTGARRFIPAFSTEALVAGITAFMLGGLVVSIADQVANPQDSTEHGQPAMTMEEHRAIAT, encoded by the coding sequence ATGACCGCACAACACGACCATGACCACACCGGCCACGCCGATCACCAGCATGCAGACAACGTCAACAAGATGGCCGTCAGCGCGACACTGCACTGTCTGACGGGGTGTGCGATCGGTGAGATCCTGGGCCTCATCATCGGAACCGCGCTCGGGTTGAGCAATCTCGCCACCATCGCCCTTGCCGTCGCGTTGGCGTTCTTCTTCGGCTACACGCTGTCCACGCTGCCGTTGCTGCGCGCGGGTGTCGCCCTGGGTACGGCGCTGAGCGTCGTGCTCGCCGCGGACACGTTGTCGATCTTGACAATGGAGATCGTCGACAACGCGGTCATGGCCCTCATCCCCGGCGCCATGAACGCCGGTCTGGTCAACGCGGTGTTCTGGGTGAGCATGATGATCGCGCTGACGGTCGCATTCTTCGCCGCCTATCCGGTGAATCGCTACCTGCTGCGAAAAGGCAAAGGGCACGCGCTGACACACGAGTATCACCATGGCGGCGCTGCGCCCACCGGTGCCCGCAGGTTCATTCCCGCCTTCAGCACCGAGGCGCTGGTCGCCGGGATCACCGCGTTCATGCTGGGCGGGCTTGTCGTATCGATCGCCGATCAAGTTGCCAATCCACAGGATTCGACAGAACACGGCCAGCCGGCGATGACGATGGAAGAGCACCGTGCAATCGCAACGTGA
- the lpqS gene encoding putative copper homeostasis (lipo)protein LpqS encodes MSLDDVRSRKSAGTIAVLALAFWVVVVGFDWALPTPDVAPHHGPHALSAAYPDSAVITPHEHVRDGSASVDREAFAEAVLPRSNTALVALAILAALAVLLPFWLDGRLTAVRGPPKVPLHHVSGRVLLTRLCIARR; translated from the coding sequence GTGAGTCTTGACGACGTCCGATCGCGGAAGTCAGCCGGCACCATCGCCGTTCTGGCTCTGGCGTTCTGGGTCGTTGTCGTCGGCTTCGATTGGGCGCTGCCGACCCCAGACGTCGCTCCGCATCACGGACCGCATGCATTGTCGGCCGCCTACCCTGACTCCGCGGTCATCACCCCGCACGAGCACGTGCGAGATGGATCGGCGAGTGTGGACCGCGAAGCCTTCGCCGAGGCAGTGCTACCCCGCTCGAATACCGCCCTGGTCGCGCTCGCGATCCTCGCGGCCTTGGCTGTCCTGCTGCCGTTTTGGCTTGACGGGCGTCTGACCGCGGTACGTGGTCCACCCAAGGTCCCACTTCACCATGTTTCAGGCCGGGTGCTATTGACCCGGCTGTGCATCGCACGCCGCTGA
- a CDS encoding PLP-dependent cysteine synthase family protein → MNHSLSLRNLVLHTPRQRCLGRYDRLGTMVGHTPVLRIGAPFTASDRGFWAKLEGLNPGGMKDRPAMHMVQQARQAGALKPGGRIVESTSGTLGLGLALAGTVYGHPVTLVTDPGMEPIIQRMLTAYGSNVDLVTEPHPEGGWQQARRERVKQILAADETAWYPDQYNNPDNVDAYRGLALELQAQLGNVDVLVCSVGTGGHSAGVARVLREFNPAMELIGVDTVGSTIFGQPASPRLMRGLGSSIYPGNVDYGAFNEVHWVAPAEAVWACRTLAATHYASGGWSVGAVALVAGWAAHRYPAGVTIAAIFPDGPQRYFDTIYNDDFCRENGLLDATPPGRPAAIDHPDQRVVSSWTRCPTVVDPVGALR, encoded by the coding sequence ATGAATCATTCACTATCTCTTCGCAACCTGGTATTACACACCCCTCGGCAGCGCTGCCTCGGCCGCTACGATCGGCTCGGGACAATGGTCGGCCACACGCCCGTGCTACGCATCGGGGCGCCGTTCACAGCGTCCGACCGCGGCTTTTGGGCCAAGCTCGAGGGCCTCAATCCGGGCGGCATGAAAGACCGCCCTGCCATGCACATGGTCCAGCAGGCCCGCCAGGCCGGTGCGCTCAAGCCGGGCGGGCGGATTGTCGAGTCAACCAGCGGCACTCTGGGTTTGGGACTTGCGCTGGCCGGCACCGTGTATGGCCACCCGGTCACCCTCGTGACGGATCCGGGCATGGAACCCATCATCCAGCGAATGCTCACCGCATACGGCTCGAACGTCGATCTGGTGACCGAACCACATCCCGAGGGCGGCTGGCAGCAGGCCCGGCGGGAACGGGTCAAGCAGATACTGGCCGCCGACGAAACGGCATGGTATCCGGATCAATACAACAATCCTGACAACGTCGACGCATATCGCGGCCTCGCTCTGGAGTTGCAGGCGCAGCTCGGCAACGTGGACGTATTGGTCTGTTCGGTGGGCACAGGTGGCCACTCGGCGGGCGTTGCTCGGGTATTACGCGAGTTCAACCCGGCGATGGAGTTGATCGGTGTCGACACTGTGGGCTCCACCATCTTCGGTCAACCGGCCAGCCCGCGTTTGATGCGTGGTCTCGGCTCGAGCATCTATCCGGGAAACGTCGACTACGGCGCCTTCAACGAGGTGCACTGGGTCGCTCCCGCCGAGGCCGTATGGGCATGTCGTACCCTCGCGGCGACGCACTATGCCAGCGGCGGATGGAGTGTGGGCGCGGTTGCACTGGTCGCCGGTTGGGCGGCGCACCGCTACCCGGCCGGCGTGACCATCGCCGCGATCTTCCCCGACGGACCGCAACGATACTTCGACACCATCTACAACGACGACTTCTGCCGCGAGAACGGACTTCTTGATGCCACGCCACCCGGCCGGCCAGCGGCCATCGATCATCCCGATCAGCGTGTGGTGTCGTCGTGGACACGATGCCCGACGGTGGTGGACCCGGTAGGGGCGCTCCGATGA
- a CDS encoding MDR family MFS transporter produces the protein MSALAEFRKFGWPSRLLMINQFGINLGFYMLMPYLAGYLAGPLGLAAWAVGLVLGVRNFSQQGMFIVGGTLADRIGYKPLIVAGCLLRTAGFGLLVVADSLPAVLIASAATGFAGALFNPAVRAYLAADAGERRVEAFAMFNIFYQAGILAGPLVGLALMVLDFRIAAAVAATVFALLTLAQLLALPQRTATPPQERTSILDDWRTVLSNRSFLLFAAAMIGSYVLSFQVYLALPLHAKELLPDAEHAIVAAIFVVSGLVAVAGQLRITRWFAKRWGPGQSLVIGMLILTVSFAPMAVFPDSSRAGSHAAVAALLVGAAVLAIGSAAVFPFEMDTVVSLAGDRLIGTHYGFYNTVVGVGILLGNLAAGTLMQRAVDAGVPELIWLALGLVGVLAAAALYRLDRTGRLGPRLAEARI, from the coding sequence ATGAGCGCCCTCGCCGAGTTCCGCAAGTTCGGGTGGCCGAGCCGACTACTGATGATCAACCAGTTCGGTATCAATCTCGGCTTCTACATGTTGATGCCGTATCTGGCGGGCTACTTGGCCGGTCCACTGGGCCTGGCCGCCTGGGCCGTCGGACTGGTACTGGGCGTGCGCAACTTCTCCCAGCAGGGCATGTTCATCGTCGGCGGGACGCTGGCCGACCGTATCGGATACAAGCCGTTGATCGTCGCCGGGTGTCTGCTGCGCACCGCGGGATTCGGGCTGCTCGTCGTCGCCGACTCGCTGCCTGCGGTGCTGATCGCCTCGGCAGCAACAGGATTCGCAGGAGCACTGTTCAACCCCGCGGTTCGGGCGTACCTCGCCGCGGACGCGGGCGAGCGACGCGTGGAAGCATTCGCGATGTTCAACATCTTCTATCAGGCGGGAATCCTGGCTGGTCCGCTCGTCGGCCTGGCGCTGATGGTGCTGGACTTCCGCATCGCCGCAGCCGTCGCTGCGACGGTGTTCGCACTGCTGACGTTGGCACAACTGCTCGCCCTGCCCCAGCGCACCGCCACACCGCCGCAAGAGCGAACGTCCATACTCGACGACTGGCGAACCGTGCTGTCGAATCGATCCTTCTTGCTGTTCGCGGCCGCGATGATCGGTTCCTACGTGCTGTCGTTCCAGGTGTACCTCGCGCTTCCGTTGCACGCCAAGGAGTTGTTGCCAGACGCAGAGCATGCGATCGTCGCGGCGATATTCGTGGTCTCCGGATTGGTGGCGGTGGCCGGTCAACTCCGAATCACCCGCTGGTTCGCCAAGCGATGGGGCCCGGGACAATCCCTGGTGATCGGAATGCTCATCCTCACTGTGTCGTTCGCGCCGATGGCGGTGTTTCCCGATAGCAGCCGAGCCGGTTCCCACGCGGCGGTGGCCGCTCTCCTGGTCGGTGCGGCGGTGCTGGCGATCGGTTCGGCGGCGGTCTTCCCGTTCGAGATGGATACCGTCGTATCGCTGGCCGGTGATCGCCTGATCGGTACGCATTACGGGTTCTACAACACCGTCGTCGGCGTCGGAATCCTCTTGGGGAACCTCGCGGCGGGAACTCTCATGCAGAGAGCCGTCGATGCGGGCGTACCGGAGTTGATCTGGTTGGCCCTTGGCCTGGTTGGTGTATTGGCCGCCGCCGCACTGTACCGGCTCGACCGGACCGGCCGCCTGGGGCCGAGGCTCGCGGAAGCTCGGATCTGA
- a CDS encoding DUF1326 domain-containing protein, with translation MSTSTPMAVEWELRGDWFDVCSCKLPCPCSFAQEPTHGDCLFTLVWHVREGHYGDVDLAGLSVAALGEFTGNMWVGDPNAKMRLMFYIDASGDADQRRALERIFTGHEGGWPAEFASLIEDLRGIEYAPISFDAAEDLDYWRASIPGKLDLQVDALTGPTSDPGRRVTTVNAPGAEVGPGQVATWGVVKRDHATGFEWSHDHVGASSKYFPFDWRPDPESGERESVTESSCCCA, from the coding sequence ATGAGCACCAGTACACCTATGGCGGTCGAGTGGGAGTTGCGCGGCGACTGGTTCGACGTCTGCAGCTGTAAATTGCCGTGCCCCTGCAGCTTTGCCCAAGAGCCGACGCACGGCGACTGCCTGTTCACCCTTGTTTGGCATGTGCGCGAGGGCCACTACGGCGATGTCGATCTGGCCGGTCTGTCGGTAGCGGCACTCGGGGAGTTCACGGGCAACATGTGGGTCGGCGATCCGAACGCCAAGATGAGATTGATGTTCTATATCGACGCCAGCGGTGACGCCGATCAGCGACGGGCCCTCGAACGGATCTTCACCGGGCACGAAGGCGGCTGGCCCGCCGAATTCGCCAGTCTCATCGAGGATTTGCGCGGCATCGAATACGCGCCCATCAGCTTCGATGCCGCAGAAGATCTCGACTACTGGCGGGCGTCGATCCCCGGCAAGCTCGATCTCCAGGTCGACGCGCTCACCGGACCGACGTCCGACCCCGGCCGACGGGTCACCACCGTCAACGCACCGGGCGCCGAGGTCGGGCCGGGCCAGGTCGCGACGTGGGGCGTGGTCAAGCGTGACCACGCCACCGGCTTCGAGTGGTCCCACGACCACGTCGGCGCCTCGAGCAAGTACTTTCCGTTCGACTGGCGACCGGATCCGGAATCCGGCGAACGGGAATCGGTGACTGAGTCGTCATGTTGCTGCGCCTGA
- a CDS encoding superoxide dismutase: protein MAEYTLPDLDYDYGALEPHISGQINEIHHSKHHATYVKGLNDAIAKLEEARANGDHAAIFLNEKNLAFHLGGHVNHTIWWKNLSPNGGDKPTGDLGAAIDDQFGSFDKFQAQFAAAANGLQGSGWAVLGYDTLGQRLLTFQLYDQQANVPLGIIPLLQVDMWEHAYYLQYKNVKADYVKAFWNVVNWEDVQNRFAAATSKAQGLIF from the coding sequence ATGGCCGAGTACACCCTGCCTGACCTCGACTACGACTACGGCGCCCTGGAGCCGCATATCTCGGGGCAGATCAACGAGATTCACCACAGCAAGCACCACGCAACCTACGTGAAGGGGCTCAACGACGCGATCGCCAAACTCGAGGAAGCGCGCGCCAACGGCGACCATGCGGCGATCTTCCTCAACGAGAAGAACCTCGCATTTCACCTCGGCGGGCACGTCAACCACACGATCTGGTGGAAGAACCTCTCGCCGAACGGCGGCGACAAGCCGACCGGCGATCTGGGTGCCGCGATCGACGACCAGTTTGGGTCGTTCGACAAGTTCCAGGCCCAGTTCGCGGCCGCGGCCAACGGGTTGCAGGGCTCGGGGTGGGCGGTGCTCGGCTACGACACCTTGGGTCAGCGGCTGCTCACATTCCAGCTCTACGACCAGCAGGCCAACGTGCCGCTGGGCATCATCCCGTTGCTGCAGGTCGACATGTGGGAGCACGCGTACTACTTGCAGTACAAGAACGTGAAGGCCGACTACGTCAAGGCGTTCTGGAACGTCGTGAACTGGGAGGACGTGCAGAACCGCTTCGCCGCGGCCACAAGCAAGGCGCAGGGGTTGATTTTCTAA
- a CDS encoding GNAT family N-acetyltransferase, which translates to MAGPTGVRADELTALEVFSGYRAEALVPLAAQLSPLDAASGQVLMHQGELAVSFLLIGSGEAEVTHIGVDGHDTVAKLTAGMIVGEIALLRDTARTATVIATQPVRGWVGGREAFATLLEIPGMLDRLLSTARQRLAAYVNPIPIRLRDDTELWLRPVLPGDNERTSRGPVEFSSETLYRRFQTVRIPSKSLMRFLFEVDYDHHFVWVMTDGPDGPVVADARFVRDEKDLAVAEVAFTVADAYQNKGVGTFLMGALAIVADYHGVQRFTARVLSDNFPMRRILARSGARWQRDDLGVVTTTIGVPRPPDPPFTAELTKQIRDAASQVVRAVG; encoded by the coding sequence GTGGCCGGCCCGACCGGCGTCCGCGCCGATGAACTCACCGCGTTGGAAGTTTTCAGTGGCTATCGGGCCGAGGCTCTGGTTCCGCTGGCGGCCCAACTGAGTCCGCTCGACGCCGCTTCGGGGCAGGTGCTCATGCATCAAGGCGAACTCGCGGTGTCCTTCCTGTTGATCGGCTCCGGCGAGGCAGAGGTCACGCACATCGGAGTCGACGGGCACGACACCGTCGCCAAGCTCACGGCCGGGATGATCGTCGGCGAGATCGCGCTGCTGCGTGACACCGCGCGCACCGCGACCGTCATCGCCACCCAACCCGTACGCGGATGGGTGGGGGGACGCGAAGCGTTCGCGACGCTGCTCGAGATCCCGGGCATGCTCGACCGGCTGCTGAGCACCGCACGACAGCGCCTGGCCGCCTACGTCAACCCCATCCCGATCCGGCTACGGGACGACACCGAGTTGTGGCTGCGTCCGGTGTTGCCCGGCGACAACGAACGCACCTCCAGAGGTCCCGTCGAATTCTCCAGCGAGACGCTCTATCGCCGCTTCCAGACGGTCCGTATTCCGAGCAAGTCGCTGATGCGCTTTCTGTTCGAGGTCGACTATGACCACCACTTCGTCTGGGTGATGACCGACGGTCCCGACGGTCCGGTCGTGGCGGACGCGCGCTTCGTGCGTGACGAGAAGGATCTCGCCGTCGCGGAGGTCGCGTTCACCGTCGCCGATGCCTATCAGAACAAGGGCGTCGGAACCTTCCTCATGGGGGCGCTCGCGATCGTTGCGGATTACCATGGCGTGCAACGCTTCACCGCACGTGTGCTCTCCGACAACTTTCCCATGCGCAGAATCCTCGCCCGCTCCGGTGCGCGCTGGCAACGCGACGACCTCGGCGTGGTCACCACCACCATCGGGGTACCGCGCCCGCCCGATCCGCCGTTCACAGCTGAGCTGACCAAACAGATCCGCGATGCGGCGTCTCAGGTCGTGCGGGCGGTCGGCTGA
- a CDS encoding shikimate 5-dehydrogenase, translating to MRVPLSKDTRLCISLSGRPTNIGTRFHNYLYDLLGLDFIYKACTTTDIAAAIGGVRALGIRGCSVSMPFKQDVLALVDEVEQSARSIHAVNTIVNDLSVPGGRLTASNTDYLAVQRLIAENRLAPSQSVLIHGSGGMASAVGAAFRDLGFDHGTIVARNAETGRSLADRLGFDYVADVGSRGADVLVNVTPVGMAGAPEASEKPFDDATIAKAHNVFDVVAMPSETPLIKAARIAGVAVITGAEVIALQAAEQFERYTGIRPTDEQILAASAVSRA from the coding sequence ATGCGCGTGCCGTTGTCGAAGGACACTCGACTGTGCATCTCACTGTCGGGCCGACCGACCAACATCGGTACCCGGTTCCACAACTACCTGTACGACCTTCTCGGTCTCGACTTCATCTACAAAGCCTGCACCACAACGGATATCGCTGCGGCGATCGGGGGAGTGCGGGCGCTCGGTATCCGCGGTTGTTCGGTGTCGATGCCGTTCAAACAAGACGTGCTGGCACTCGTCGACGAGGTGGAACAATCGGCGCGGTCGATCCACGCCGTCAACACGATCGTCAACGACCTGTCCGTGCCCGGCGGCAGGCTCACCGCATCGAACACCGACTACCTTGCGGTGCAACGTCTTATCGCCGAGAACAGACTTGCTCCCTCACAGTCGGTGCTCATTCACGGCAGCGGCGGGATGGCCAGTGCGGTCGGCGCCGCGTTCCGCGACCTCGGATTCGACCACGGCACGATCGTGGCGAGAAATGCCGAGACCGGTCGTTCGCTGGCCGACCGCTTGGGCTTCGACTACGTAGCCGACGTCGGCTCGCGTGGCGCCGACGTACTCGTCAACGTCACGCCGGTCGGGATGGCCGGCGCGCCAGAGGCGAGCGAGAAGCCCTTCGACGACGCGACGATTGCCAAGGCGCACAACGTCTTCGATGTGGTCGCCATGCCCTCCGAGACACCACTCATCAAGGCGGCGCGAATAGCGGGGGTCGCGGTGATCACCGGCGCGGAGGTGATCGCGCTGCAGGCGGCCGAGCAGTTCGAGCGCTACACCGGCATACGGCCGACCGACGAACAGATCCTGGCCGCCTCCGCGGTGTCGCGCGCCTGA
- a CDS encoding LpqN/LpqT family lipoprotein, with protein MSSSMRAGIIAVAAVALGLGLAGCGSDTTSEPAAPSEKTSTSAASNPAPPPAAAKATGSNYTIVDYIRDNEIVETPVKRGDPGAPTIDLPFPPGWSDAGPRAPEWAYGAIVSDDPAMAQDPPTVIALVSKLTGNVDPAKVLEFAPGEIQNLPGYEGAEEGSPSELSGFDAVQIGGTYTKDGVLRAIAQKTVVIPGQDGLFVLQLNADGREDQMGALMDATAVIDEQTTITP; from the coding sequence ATGAGCAGTTCGATGCGGGCCGGGATCATCGCGGTTGCGGCCGTCGCACTCGGCCTTGGCCTGGCCGGGTGTGGATCGGACACCACGAGCGAGCCCGCGGCGCCCTCGGAGAAAACCAGCACATCGGCTGCCAGCAACCCCGCCCCGCCGCCCGCGGCGGCTAAGGCCACCGGTTCGAACTACACGATCGTCGACTACATCCGGGACAACGAGATCGTTGAGACACCGGTCAAACGCGGCGATCCCGGTGCGCCGACCATCGACCTGCCGTTTCCGCCCGGCTGGAGTGATGCTGGACCGCGCGCACCGGAATGGGCTTACGGCGCAATCGTTTCCGACGACCCCGCGATGGCTCAGGACCCCCCAACCGTCATCGCGCTGGTGTCGAAGCTGACCGGCAACGTCGATCCGGCGAAGGTCCTCGAGTTCGCGCCCGGCGAGATCCAGAACCTGCCCGGTTACGAAGGGGCCGAGGAAGGCTCGCCGTCCGAACTCTCCGGCTTCGACGCCGTGCAGATCGGAGGCACCTACACCAAGGACGGCGTCTTGCGGGCGATCGCTCAGAAGACGGTCGTGATACCCGGCCAGGACGGGCTGTTCGTCCTACAACTCAACGCCGACGGCCGCGAGGACCAGATGGGTGCGCTGATGGACGCCACGGCGGTCATCGACGAGCAGACCACCATCACGCCCTGA
- a CDS encoding PE-PPE domain-containing protein, with protein MKTALRSLGAMCLAVLAAVVLAVAWTAATAVQLAASALIMGGTEHPLSSPPDDPAFISEYLDDAVTLFINPAAGTPTGPGHPPIDDVDRNVYAVVYPAQFFPVFGSKTFDASVGEGVLSLDGCVRGAASCVYNEDASYSVDPNLPTPPPTLPEPPADEDYVIFGYSQSAVVASLVKRGLITTPRAGENPGETSFFLLANPMRPNGGILARGPEGLTIPILGVTFHGATPTNTCAQAGGPCMPTVDVAAQYDGLGGDAPASLTNVLAILNGVAGYYYLHGDLQNAEFDDALYQGSQGDTDYYLYPTKRLPILMPFEGLAPSPVLTLLDAPLRVLIEGAYARDVSPGVATKVGLLPFRNPIQTALNLVAAIPTGIDDALAEIAGDPTFRPLGTQPTSSPFGVGGPDLPSAPEESDMRVSMSWSAAGDDEVDESVSDNRQTPVDEFEPAPDALGQDVTGDKPLDIVEKPVDTIEEKPLDRLEEKTTLDEDETPVDEEEVVDQTGDEEAQDDLLKTEKPVVGTKPDDPKVRGPIEFDSQNKAGDEPGEQADADGTPTSETDKDPGEDAADGSEGEAAA; from the coding sequence ATGAAGACAGCGCTGCGTTCGCTGGGTGCAATGTGTCTGGCTGTGCTCGCGGCGGTCGTCCTGGCCGTCGCATGGACGGCCGCAACCGCGGTGCAGTTGGCGGCGAGCGCGCTGATCATGGGCGGAACAGAGCACCCGTTGAGCTCCCCGCCGGATGATCCGGCATTCATCAGCGAATACTTGGACGACGCCGTCACCCTCTTCATCAACCCGGCAGCGGGCACGCCCACCGGTCCCGGGCACCCGCCGATCGACGACGTCGACCGCAACGTCTATGCCGTCGTCTATCCCGCTCAGTTCTTCCCGGTGTTCGGCAGCAAGACCTTCGACGCCTCCGTCGGCGAGGGTGTGCTCAGCCTCGACGGGTGTGTTCGCGGGGCGGCGTCCTGTGTCTACAACGAGGACGCCAGTTACAGCGTCGACCCGAATCTGCCGACGCCGCCGCCGACGCTTCCGGAGCCTCCTGCGGATGAGGATTACGTCATCTTCGGCTATTCGCAGAGCGCCGTGGTCGCGTCTCTGGTGAAGCGCGGGTTGATCACCACGCCGAGGGCTGGGGAGAACCCGGGGGAGACGTCGTTCTTCCTGCTGGCCAATCCGATGCGCCCCAACGGCGGCATCCTGGCGCGAGGACCGGAAGGACTGACGATTCCGATCCTCGGTGTGACCTTCCACGGCGCGACCCCGACGAACACCTGCGCGCAGGCTGGCGGTCCCTGTATGCCGACGGTCGACGTCGCGGCGCAGTACGACGGCCTCGGCGGTGACGCGCCCGCCAGCCTCACCAATGTGCTGGCCATCCTCAACGGCGTCGCCGGCTACTACTACCTCCACGGCGATCTGCAGAACGCGGAGTTCGATGATGCGCTCTACCAGGGCAGCCAAGGCGACACCGACTACTACCTCTACCCGACGAAGCGGCTGCCGATCTTGATGCCGTTCGAGGGTCTGGCGCCGTCGCCGGTCCTGACGCTTCTGGACGCGCCGCTTCGCGTGCTGATCGAGGGAGCCTACGCGCGTGACGTCAGCCCCGGCGTCGCAACTAAAGTCGGCCTGCTGCCCTTCCGGAATCCGATCCAGACGGCGCTCAACCTCGTGGCGGCGATTCCGACTGGTATCGATGACGCGCTCGCCGAGATCGCGGGAGATCCGACGTTCCGCCCGCTCGGCACTCAGCCGACCAGCAGCCCATTCGGTGTCGGCGGCCCTGACCTGCCGTCGGCCCCCGAGGAGAGCGACATGCGGGTGTCGATGTCGTGGTCAGCTGCGGGCGACGACGAAGTCGATGAATCGGTCAGCGACAATCGCCAAACGCCCGTCGACGAGTTCGAACCCGCGCCAGACGCGCTCGGTCAGGATGTGACGGGCGACAAGCCGCTCGACATCGTCGAGAAGCCCGTCGACACGATCGAGGAGAAGCCCCTCGATAGGCTCGAAGAGAAGACGACACTCGACGAGGACGAGACCCCAGTCGATGAGGAAGAGGTCGTTGATCAAACCGGCGACGAGGAAGCGCAGGACGACCTCCTCAAGACGGAAAAGCCAGTGGTGGGCACCAAACCCGACGATCCGAAGGTGCGCGGGCCCATCGAGTTCGATTCACAGAACAAGGCGGGCGACGAGCCCGGTGAGCAGGCCGACGCCGACGGCACTCCAACCTCCGAAACGGACAAGGATCCCGGCGAGGACGCGGCCGACGGGTCCGAAGGGGAGGCCGCCGCCTAA
- a CDS encoding DUF5642 family protein, producing the protein MVAVLTICAAACGGPPEPSQDSAPSAEEPQKINPARIERARSALPAGYEVADLEGPIGPITAWGYGAQWSTDPPTCAVLVDPAADAASSSGWSASGPGGIVYSVVADAAAPLDPGTIDECGRFTVAGGRTTGSVTLGPAPVIDDAPTVALGTASTTVVEGGTETRSHANTVTAYLGDHVAFVTVVTDPGSPHPQLGSAFAATLMRETVSALRG; encoded by the coding sequence GTGGTCGCGGTCCTGACGATCTGCGCGGCCGCGTGCGGCGGGCCGCCTGAACCGTCCCAGGACTCGGCGCCGTCGGCGGAGGAACCGCAGAAGATCAACCCGGCCCGAATCGAGCGCGCCCGAAGTGCGCTTCCCGCCGGGTACGAGGTCGCCGATCTCGAGGGCCCGATCGGACCGATCACCGCGTGGGGGTACGGCGCGCAGTGGAGCACTGATCCGCCGACGTGCGCTGTGCTGGTCGACCCCGCCGCCGACGCCGCGAGCTCCAGCGGCTGGTCCGCATCGGGCCCGGGAGGCATCGTCTACTCCGTCGTCGCAGACGCCGCGGCACCTCTCGATCCGGGGACGATCGACGAATGCGGGCGCTTCACCGTCGCTGGCGGGCGCACCACGGGAAGCGTCACGCTCGGGCCCGCGCCGGTCATCGACGACGCGCCGACGGTCGCGTTGGGCACGGCGAGCACGACCGTCGTCGAAGGCGGCACCGAAACTCGTTCGCACGCCAACACTGTCACCGCATACCTCGGTGACCACGTCGCATTCGTCACGGTCGTCACCGACCCCGGTTCACCGCACCCGCAACTCGGCTCGGCATTCGCCGCCACCCTGATGAGGGAAACGGTGTCCGCGTTACGGGGTTGA
- a CDS encoding DUF5642 family protein, producing the protein MSKSPMLVFACAGLLTACATGQSADDLSHADIARVKDVRASFGPGFTVTDVGPTGIDPRLLGRQALPPGMKFEPPDCASFASQQMVPEGARGNMAATTAEGDGNRFIAIAVETSEAASVNAPTDNCRKVGFAGAALRGLVEVVEAPQIEGVQTLGTHRVLQTTADGKPRTGELYNYLASFGSFLVIVTANPLVLPDKPVAKVDTQRARDLLVAAVKAVRS; encoded by the coding sequence ATGTCGAAGAGCCCGATGCTGGTGTTTGCGTGCGCCGGCCTGCTCACCGCGTGTGCGACCGGCCAATCGGCCGACGATCTGTCGCACGCCGACATCGCTCGCGTCAAGGACGTGCGGGCCAGTTTCGGACCCGGCTTCACGGTCACCGACGTCGGGCCGACCGGTATCGACCCGCGGCTGCTCGGCCGGCAAGCGCTGCCGCCGGGTATGAAATTCGAACCGCCCGACTGCGCTTCATTCGCAAGTCAGCAGATGGTGCCCGAAGGCGCCAGGGGCAACATGGCGGCAACGACGGCCGAGGGCGACGGTAACCGGTTCATCGCGATCGCGGTCGAGACGTCGGAGGCTGCTTCGGTCAATGCGCCGACCGACAACTGCCGCAAGGTCGGCTTCGCCGGCGCTGCACTGCGCGGCCTGGTCGAGGTCGTCGAGGCGCCGCAGATCGAAGGTGTCCAGACGTTGGGAACCCACCGCGTACTGCAGACGACCGCCGACGGCAAGCCCCGCACCGGTGAGCTCTACAACTACCTGGCCAGCTTCGGTTCGTTCCTGGTGATCGTCACCGCGAACCCGTTGGTGCTGCCCGACAAGCCCGTTGCGAAGGTCGACACCCAACGCGCCCGCGACCTGCTGGTCGCCGCGGTGAAGGCGGTCAGGTCTTAG